In Planktothrix sp. FACHB-1365, the genomic stretch TTAGAAGTCATTGATTCTCATAAAAGTTCAGAGATTATCGAAGTGTTAAAGCAGCAACCCGAATCAATGAGAGCCAAGGTTAAAGAGGTTTCTGTGGATATGTGGGGAGGATTTAAAAAAGTGATTCGGGAAGTTTTTCCTAATGCTTTAATTGTCATTGACCGATTTCATGTGATGAAGTTAGTCAACAGTTCTCTGAATCAACTTC encodes the following:
- a CDS encoding transposase, giving the protein MKPSSSGKYLSQNRPSEKKSWGEPEKLSLDEFSRQKGKRNFVTVVSDLSNGSLLEVIDSHKSSEIIEVLKQQPESMRAKVKEVSVDMWGGFKKVIREVFPNALIVIDRFHVMKLVNSSLNQL